One Nicotiana tomentosiformis chromosome 4, ASM39032v3, whole genome shotgun sequence genomic window carries:
- the LOC104097128 gene encoding uncharacterized protein — protein MDRYQKVEKPRAGTPIDENEIRITSQGRMRSYITYAMTLLQEKGSDEIVFKAMGRAINKTVTIVELIKRRIVGLHQITSITSTDITDTWEPLEEGLLPLETTRHVSMITITLSKKELDLTSVGYQPPLPADQVKVLTDFDYDGGSPSGGRRGRGGRGRGRSRGFSGNGFMLAEYDDGGFDRNRSYGRGRGRGRGRSFRGRGRGGYNGPQDAQQDADFYNQEAPMQGRGRGRGRGTRGRGRGFRTNGPIHGGGA, from the exons ATGGATCGGTACCAAAAAGTGGAGAAGCCAAGGGCAGGAACACCCATTGATGAGAATGAGATTCGGATTACTAGTCAGGGTCGCATGCGCAGCTATATCACCTATGCTATGACCTTGCTTCAG GAAAAAGGATCAGATGAGATTGTGTTCAAGGCAATGGGCAGGGCAATCAACAAGACAGTGACCATTGTGGAATTGATTAAG AGGAGGATTGTTGGTCTTCACCAAATAACGTCTATTACATCCACTGATATTACTGATACATGGGAACCCCTTGAAGAAGGCCTTCTACC TCTCGAAACCACCAGGCATGTCTCAATGATCACAATTACCCTCTCAAAAAAGGAGCTGGATTTGACTTCTGTGGG GTACCAACCACCATTGCCAGCAGACCAGGTGAAAGTGTTGACAGATTTTGACTATGATGGAG GATCACCTAGTGGTGGACGAAGAGGCCGCGGTGGTAGAGGAAGGGGAAGGTCTAGAGGTTTCTCAG GAAATGGCTTTATGTTGGCTGAATACGATGATGGCGGGTTTGATCGCAATCGGAGCTATGGTAGGGGTAGGGGTCGAGGCAGAGGTCGTAGCTTCCGTGGCCGTGGAAGGGGAGGGTACAATGGTCCTCAGGATGCCCAGCAAGATGCTGACTTCTACAATCAAGAAGCACCCATGcagggccgag GCCGCGGACGGGGAAGGGGAACTCGTGGTAGGGGACGCGGTTTCAGAACTAATGGGCCGATCCATGGCGGTGGTGCTTAA